The region TATATAGTGATGAACAAGACACCAGCGGTCTAGCCTTGATTTCTTCTACACGTGTACAGTACTTAGTGACACCGCCTGGGGCACAAAGATGAAATAGAGATATAGTCCCTGCTTTCAAAACATGTGCAATGTTTGGGGTATATTAGGACAAATAAGCAAAGGACTAGGTACAAATATGGTTAGGTAAGTGGCATAAAAGGGAGATAAGACAAGCTTTTATAGGGACagagagagtgacagagtgaTAGGGAGTGGTCCAGGCATCCTGGCATTTCAGGTAGACCTTGCAGGAAGGATGCCAGTTTGGTTGATGAAGAGGGACAGAATGAGCAAAGCTATGGAAATGATACAGTGCAGTACACCTTGGCCAGAGCATGAAGAAGTGTGGTTGAAGTTAAGATTAGAAAAGTAGTTTGGATTCAGAGTATGGAATCCACATTGAAGACTGGATGCCAAAGGGAAAAGTTTATACTTGCTTTAGTAGGACAAGAAGAAATTGAAAGTTTTGGgctgtgcctatagctcagtgggtagggcactggccccacataccaagggtggcaggtttgaacctggcctcagccaaactgcaacaaaatatagcccggcattgtggatacctgtagtcccagctacttggaaggctgaggcaagagaatcgcctaagcccaggagttggaggttgctgtgagctgtgacaccatggcactctaccgagggcgataaagtgaaactcatgTCAGTGATCTAGGTGATAGGGTAGAAGAAATGACAAAGTAggatggcttttaaaaatatttcagaagtatgggcagcgtctgtggctcaaaggggtaggacgctggtcccatatgccagaggtggtgggttcaaacccagccctggccaaaaataaaaaagtaaaaataaaaatatttcagaagtaaAATCTAGGGCTCTGCTGTGGatgaatttaaaaaggaaaagatgactATGCCAAAGAGTTGAGCCTAAGAGACTAGGAGTATAGTGGTGCCATCAAAAGAAATACACAcgcaaaatgtgatttttttttaggaaagaCGATAGCTTTGGTTTTGGATCTACTAGGTTTCAGATGCTTACAGAACATATAGAGGAAGGGTTCTTGCAGATTGTTTAAAAAGTAGGTCAGAAGTGAGGTCAGAACTAAAGGTTTGCAAGTTGTCTTCATAATGATATTGTTGAAACTGTGGCAGAGAATGAACTtctagaaggagaaaagagaagcagCCCAAGGACAGTTCTTTGGGAAATGTATTTTGTGTTTGGAGAATTGGAATAGGAAGAAAAGCATGAAGGAAATAATAGGAGTGGTTGGGAAGATAGAAACAATCAAAGGACTTTTAGAAGCCAAGAGGAGAGTTTCAAGAGGATGATGGTCAGCATTTTCAGCTGCTTCAGGGATATCAACAGGAATAAGGATTGCAAAAAGGCCATGATGTTTAACAATTTGGACATATTTGCTGACTTTTGAGATAATCATTTCACCAAGTTGGAGAAGGTAGAAGCCTAAATGAAAACATTAGGGAGTGAATAATGAAGTGGAAACAGCATGTGTGTAAGCCAGGTTTTCAGGAAATTCAACAATGATGGCAAGGAGAGAGATGGTGCCCAAGCTTAAGAGGCCAGAAGGAGAGGGTCTTTTCGTTAATAGTTTGGAGTTATGTTTGTAAACGGGAGGAGGTAGGGCCAGTAGTGAGGGAAAGGTGTAACTCTCATCCTTTCCACCTACCCCaagttcagttttgttggcaaattagaatagaaaacagggctgggtgtggcggtcatgcctataatctcagcactctgagaaacCAAAGAGGGAAGATCTTTTGAGGCAAGAAATTCACTACCAATCTGGGCAACACCAGGagcttcatctctacaaaaatgaaaaaaaaaaatagctggtgtggtagcccacacctatagtcctaagtacttaggaagctgaggtggaaggatcacttgagcccaagagttggaggttgcagtgagctatgaatccTTGGtgacaacagagtgaaacaatctctttaaaaaagaaaagaaatgtccagacAATTCAaactaaaaccaaaccaaaccaactGTGCTCATGCACAAAAAACTAAGACATAAAGCCAAAAGGGCTGGCTAATAACAATCATGTATTCTAGGTTTCCATAAGGATAAAgtcttatacatacatacatacatgtctACACGTAATGTATGTCAAGGAGATTGTTAAATTGTCTTGTGCTGgcttaacattttgtttttttctaagaaagTGAAATATGTCTGAAGGCATATGACAATTTGACTATATTGCTGATCAATATCAAAAATTCCTGGGTCTGAGGAGGTTTTTTGGTGTGAACCAAGCTAAATAGAATTCTATCTGTTCTTTCAAAGAGAAACAGAGGTGGCTGAAAATCTTGCCAAGGAATCTCATCCTTCCCACTTTGCTAATGATTCTCCCCCCTACCCCCTTTGGTATATGTTCCTTGATTAAGGGATGTTTCTTCAAAACAAGCTACTCCACAGTAACAAACTTGCTCCTGGGGAGAGGCTCAACCACCACAGATTTATCCAACAAACTGGTGGTGGAGAGACAGGGTCCAGCTGTAAGGTGAATCATGTTTGTAAAGCAATGGGAGTTCTCCAGAGGGTGGTTACTAAACAAACAATGTCATAAAAGAATACCGAAGCTCCAGAAGGGACCTTTCTGTTCCTGCCAACATTCCACTGAAAACAGAAGATAGGGGTTTCGGTTTTTATCCATCCAAGAATCTTCCTTGAAGCTGGGGGTTCCCAGCATGGTGTAGAGACCAACTAGACCAGCTGGTATGTTTGTAAGTGGCCAAGCCTTTTATCAGCTGAGACCCACATGAAAGTTCAGGGGTTACCGAAGGGGCTTGGTAAACTCTTGTCTTTGGCACTCAGTCAGCCTCTTTTTCATGCCTCTGATCTCTCTACTGGcagcaaaggaaatgaagttcAGGTTTGGTTGTTTCAGTCTCATCTTTCTCACCTCCTGACCCTCCTCCCTAGGCCCCATCATGGCTTTTATACAACGCCAAGAGTTCACAGAGTGGTTTTGGTTGCATCTTGTGAATTAgactcttttttcctgttttggcagagtttgtttttctcctgtctgAACAATGGTGTCTGGAGAAATCTGCAAGCTACCAGGCTATAGAAATCCTAGAAAGGTAAAGCCCTGAGCATAAGGCCTTTGTGAGTGGTGCTTCTCAGATTTATTAATATACCTAAATCTTTAAGAAAAGTACTGTTTAGTTGCCCCTTACCCTGACACCTGATTTTACACCAGCTCTCCTTaactttcaaatacattttttttaagccGGCAGTTGATATTGGAGAGGATAAaatgtagtatagtttgaaataCGAACTCCCTTTAGTTTGTGCTAGTAtgcatttcttcccttctttgtACAGATTTATGGTTAAACAGGCAGAGAACATCTGCAGGCAAGCCATAATCCAGCTGAGAGATAATGAGAAGAATGAGTCTCATCACTGGAGGGCTCTGAAAGAGCAGCTTTCCAACAAGTTTATCCTCCGTCTTGTATCATGTGTTCAGCTGGCCAGCAAACTTTCCTTCCACTACAAAGTAAGAAAGTGGGATTACTAACAGGCACCTGAGTGTTAGAAAGAAATCAGCTCATCCAAAAGTAGCTGTGAGAAACATACTTGTGGGCTAGGTGATACCACTTGTGTGGAAATTCCTAAGTGTAATTATGCTTCCTAAACatgcctcacacacacacacagagtcacaaGAGGCAGTTATTAAATAGCCTAAAGTTCTGTTCCCAAAGTGTAATTGCTGGACAGATGCCATCATTCCTACAGGTCACCTTTCCTCCCCTTGGATTCAAGGGCATAAGGTACCTGAATTGCCAACATGCCTATCAGTATTAAAGGCAAACTATTACATTCATAGAGGATAAAATGTTTCCACATCACTACTTAATGCCTATACAGTAAAATaccattcatttaacaaatatttatttttattctatggcCAGATGCTGAACTACATGCCATGGCTACAACAGTAAAAAATAttgtctgtctaaaaaaaaatatatatatatattgtctgTGCTCTCATGGAATGTATTAGGTACTGGGAAAAAGCACACATTAAAATAGTGTGGAAAAGTGCTCTGATTAGTGTAAATACAGAGGGTTATGAATGTACCTCATCAGCCTTGGAGAGTCAAGGAGGTGTATTTAGAGAAAATGACTTCTTGAAAGAGGGGTAAGTAGGAGATGGGTGGATCCTAAGAGAAGATAAGAGttagggagagcagagaaaggggccagggaggaaaggaagagaaatccagGCATAGAAGATATGTTGTGCAGTGGCTTAGAGGAGAGTATGGTGGGTTTGGGAGCTGGAAGGGATTCTGAACTAGAAGTGGAGTGTGAGGGGAATGACGAAAGGACAAGACTGGAGATGAAGGCATAGGATGGATGGTGAAGGGCTTTGTGCATTCTGCCAAGATGTATGACCCTTGTCCTGacatccttctctctctcactctttcgtTTTTCTTTACTCAGATAATCAGCAACATTACAGTCTTGAATTTCCTTCAGTCTCTGGGATATCTGTACACTAAAGAAGAACTGCTGGAATCAGAGCTTGATGTTTTGAAGTCCCTGAACTTCCAAATCAATCTGCCTactcctctggcatatgtggaAATGCTCCTAGAGGTTTTAGGTACTTTGTTAAGTGTGTCAGGGAATGTGGGTTGGAGACTTCCATAGAAGGCAATAATAAATGTATAGAGAGGTTTGGGAGCAGTAGGAAGCCTGAAAACAGCATTCTTTCTGGCACTTGTCAAGGAAAGAAGCTCAGAAGTCTCAGCTACTGGTTTCTATTTGGATTTAttaagcactcttttttttttttttaactgagacagagtctcactatatacGGTAGATGGAGGTTTCCTACTTCCCTTCGTTGGCCAGGTGAAGTggattacacctgtaatcctagcactctaggaggccaaggcaggtggctttctttttttttttttttttggccggggctgggtttgaacccgccacctccggcatatgggaccggcgccctacccgctgagccacaggagccgcccgacaGGTGgctttcttgagctcaggagttccagaccaacctgagcaagagcaagactatatctctactaaaaatagaaaaactagccagtcatagtggcacacacctgtagtctcagctacttgggaggctgaggcaagaggaacgcttaagtccaggagtttgttttttgttttttgagacagagtcttgctttgtcgccctcagtagaatgctatggcatcacagctcacagcaacctcaaactcttgggcttaagcgattctcttgcctcaccctcccaagtagctgggactacaggtgcccaccacaacactcagctatttttagagatggggtcttgctcttgctcaggtggtctctaagcctgtgagctcaggctgaggccctcccagagtgctaggattacaggcatgagccactgcataagcccaggagtttgaggttgctgtgagctatgatgtcatagcactctacccatgctgacagagtgagcctctgtctttaaaaaaaataagagtttctACTtccctttgtcttttaaaattgatCTCCAGCTAaccagatttgtttttgtttgtctgagacatagtctcactctgtcaccctgggtagagtgaagtagtgtcacagctcacaacaacctcaaactcctgggctcaagcagtgatcctcttgtttcagcctccccagtatctgggactacaggcacccactacaacgcccagttaatttttctattttagtagaaatgagatctcattcttgctcaggctgatctgaaactcctgagcacaagcaatctgCCTGgctcggccacccagagtgctaggattatagaagtgAGCCACAACCCTGGcctaaatatatttcttttagtaGAACATAGCAAGCAGGAAGCACAATAGCAGCTCCACCACTTTGTCATAAGACAATGGTGGTTTTGATCCACTTAGTGCTCCCCACCATGCTCATACTCCATCTAGGATACAATGGCTGTTTGGTTCCAGCCACACAATTGCATGCAACCTGCCTGACCCTCCTTGACCTAGTCTATCTTCTGCATGAACCCATATATGAGAGCTTGCTGAGGACTTCAATTGAGAACTCCACACCAAGTCAGCTGCAAGGGTAAGGCAACTGCTTATATTGTAGGTTCCCCCCAAGAACAGGGAGTGGGGAACAAACCACGAGAACTTGGGGAATGAAATTAACCTAGCAAGGCATCCAGTCCACAGACAGCTTACTCAGGTTACTTGATTTTCATTAACTTTCAATATATTGCTTGGATGCAGATGACTGAGCCCAATCAGAGAAACCCTAAAGGCTTTTACtttcaaatttaaattatttcaattaacTCTTTTTCCTAGTTCTTCCTTTATAGCTGCTTATAACTTGAGATTACTGGGCTACTTTTATAGTCACTTGGGAAAAAAAGCCAGTCACAGGGTTACAACCTGGACAAAAGTGTTTGATTACTGTAAAGACAGACTGGTTAAAAGCTTCACAGTTACATTTGTTAGCGAGACAGATGGAACAACAAAAGGCCTAACAGACTCCTTTTTCAATCCCACATGAGCTGGATGAGGATGGAGGAGCAGGTCAGCAAGCTACTACTTGACCATTTCCTTCCATGTCTAAACATCCATGATCAAAATAATTCATAGTTGAAGTTCTATGATGCTAGGATTTGGAAGATCAAATTTCATTGTAGGTCTAAAATTAATATGGTTTTTATCACACAGGGAAAAGTTTATTTCTGTGAAGGAAGACTTCATGCTGTTAGGAGTAGGAATCATTGCAGCAAGTGCTTTCATCCAAAACCATGAGTGTTGGAGCCAGGTATGCACCACTGAGCAGGACCATCATGGTCAGATTTAATAGAAAGCAATTCCCCAtcagttaaagaaaaatagaagacaacCTGCAGAAGTGCCAAGACTCAGGATTAGGCTGAGTGAGCAgaacttggggggaaaaaaactagGACAGATCTGAAATATTTTGTCTAGATTTcctcttatgaaattggaaatgGATGCCCAAGTTCAGCTTGTTAGTTTCCCTTTACAGTAATGATCCACTATTATGTTATAGTCCAATAAGTATATATCcttgcaaataaagaaaatatcaagacCTAAATACCCCTCTTGTATTTCACAAAACTTATCACCAACGTAAGGAAATGTCTAGCAGAAGCTTTCCATGCTAACACTGGCAGGGCAAGGGTAACCTAATGTAATTTGGTCATTGGCAAACACTGGAATCTGGATTTGATCTTCAGCaagtttagagaaatgaaaaataatttacttttggcTTGAGAGAACATCCAAAGtaacatgtgtgtgtacatgtacacTAAAACATGTAGAGATTACTTGGTAATAAGAAATCTGTCTCTATTTCTGAAGGTCACGGGGCATTTGCAGAGCATCACTGGCATTGCCTTGGCAAGCATTGCTGAGTTTTCTTATGCAATCCTGACTCACAGCGTGGGAGCCAACACTCCAGGGCAACAGCAGCCTGTTCCTCCCCACCTGGCAGCCAGAGCTCTGAGGGTTGCTGCTTCCTCTAACACATGAGGCAGGCTGAATCCACCAAATATAAACAGCCTTCCGTCACTTCGCTCATGCCTCCCTGTTTACTTTCATACTCAGGGTACAAAAGTTCCAAGTCTTTTAAACTATGTTTTGTATTCCAATTTCATGCTTATTTTTCTGTATCAGAGGAAGTATTGAAGAGAACAAGCATGTCCTTTTTGTCTTATCAGACTGAAAATATCAACAAGCTAGAAGACTGAAGttggttcatttttttgtttaacaAGATTATTTATGGCTTTTCTTTAACTTAATTTCATTAAGAAGGAATGTCAGACATGGAGATTAGTATTAATCAGAGGCTAGAAAATAGAGACTGTGACCTTGATTGAGCATCAAGGAGTAGCTCTTATGTTAAACATCTCTGTTTGGCTGAGATTTATACAGGCTTCCTCAacagttatttttattagttttatttattaatttagttttgacagagtctcattctgccatgatgggtagactgctgtggtgtcatagctcacagcaacctcaaactcctggacttaagcaattctcttgcctcagcctcccaagtagctgggactacaggtgcccgccaccacacccagctagttttcctatttttagtagagatggggtcgcaCTCTTTAtcaagctggttttgaattcctaagctcaggcgatctacctgagcactcagtctcccagagtgataggcttacagatgtgagccatctcacctggcctagtgtctctttttaaaactaaaactaattTACTTCTAAACATGTTTCAACAGAAATTCTACATAGCTGCACTTGAACTCAATTCTCCTAGAATACAAGGTACTCATTTTAGTTAAAGAAAAACCCAACAGTACACCTTTGGGCAGTTACAGACTGTAGCAAATCTTTTATTACAAATAATTAAATCTCTCCATAATGTCTCAAACAGTATCAAACACCATTTCATATCTCTATCACAGAGCAGAGTAGGCATTCAGTACTAGAACCAAGTGAGAAGTGTTAAATTTCAAGCTTCTGATCACATCACATGGTGACCAGGCAAAGCTTAGATGTCATTTTCCCACGTTATCCAACTGTGTGTCTCAAACATATCTCAGTGGAGACAAAAGTTTTCTATTTCATATTGTAAGTGTAGGAAGTTGAGAAAGATAAAATCCAGTGAAAACACACTGATTTCAATTcaactcagttaaaaaaaaaaaaagcaaacttaaaTTAGTTTTTAGGAGGAAAAGGCAAGGAGTTAAGAGTCAAAACTATGACAAAGGCTGGTAGCTATACATAGCATATTGTAGCTCTGGAAACTGtcatatcatattttaaaataataaagtggcTTTTGtggatgtttttcctttttttggtattGTAAACATGTGCTGTTTAATATTACTcgaatttaatttaaaacattttcgcaaacaaaacaaaatttaagccTTTAAGGCAAACATCCCcctaaggaaaaaagtcatttgttGTAAAATTGTGAGGATACCCAAGCAAGACCCCACTTAAGATTCGTCAGCATGAACTTGAGAGCTTTTGTCCACTGTTCCTCAGAGTTAAACTGGGTTTTGATAGAATAGGAGCCACCGCTGCCTCCTGTGTCTTCAATTTtgcctttctccacatccatcctGCAGATGGACACAGCAGAACTCGTTAGTAACAGATCTGAGTTAAGTCAGTTCAGGCAAATGGGCAGGGACTTGATCATGGGACCATTCACGTCATTTTATCTATTAAAGAACACTTGGTGAGgaacagtagtgtattttggattTGCTTAAAAGCCAAAAATCAAGAAGACTGTCACAAGAGCCTCATTGTCATTGCAGAGTACAGGGACAGGACACACACCCAAATGGAAGAGAAGCCTTAAAGCAGGGAGTAAGGGTTACAGTACTCCTCACTGTTTTCCTGGGCATCTGTGAACTGAGTGGGGGAGAATGgaggcaaaaggaaagaaatgttttgttttggggtGATAGAAGTAGCCTTACTCCAGGTAAGAACTTAGGTTTCTATCCATCACTGGGCTCCtacaaaactcaaccaaaagaAGCATTCCTGTATATTTCCAAGGGCTTCAGGGAAAAACCTAACTGAAACTAGAGAGCAGGCTTGAGCTCTATGCCAAGAAAATCCCCAAAACCACCTAAGGCAACATTATTTTACTCCAGGGACCAGATGGTCACATTCTGTCCTGTTTGCAGTGTTGGATCAGTTTTTGCCCATCAGTGTCCTGTGATTCTGCACCACTTTTTGCTTTCCTACCATTTATACTATGTTTTGCCTCCATTCTTACTGTCACTTTAATTCTGTCCAATTTGGTCCTACTATAGGTTCAGTCAGTTTTGGGGGATACTGACCTGTAAGGAAGACAAAAACGTGTCTCGCCTTTCTCAACTTCTTCTTTGAACTGCTGCACACAGTCTAGGAAAGCCACCATTGCGTGGTCAAACTTGTTGTCCCAGAAAAATCGCAACCCCCCAGAACAGTATAAAGGCAACTCCTGCCAAAGAAGAGAGAATTGGCTATTGTATGGCACCAAGACTTTTTCCAAACATATTAAGTCATGCTCTGTGTGTACCTCTCTTGGGAAACATGTATTGTGGATGGACTGTCTTCCATAACCTTAAACAATACAATAATCTTGGGCAAAACCAATGCACACAGAACCGTTTCAGTACCAATGGAAATGTACTACAGGTTAAGCATcactaatctgaaaatctgaaatccaaaatgctccaaaacctGAAACTTTGTGAGCATCAACATGATATCACAAGTGGAAAATTTCACATCTGACATCTTTGTTTTTTGATGGTTCAAtgtacacaaactttgtttcatgcacacaattactttaaatgtcttaaaatttCCTTTAGGCTATGTGTACAAGGTATTTATGAAATatacatgaatttttttgtttagacttgggtcccatccCCAATATATCTCActatttatatgcaaatattccaagaTCTGATAAAAATCCCAATGTTTGGGTCCAAACATTTTGGATAGGGATTCTCAGCCTGTAAACATCTGTATTACAATGATTCTTTGCCTATCCTGGTGCACACATCCTCCTTTGAGctacccacctcccttctccaCAGACTATAAAAACccgattttttttcttataagctCCAAAGAATTATGAATTCTGAATTCTTTGGAGCTTATAAGAAATTATGTATAGGCAAGATACTGAACACAACATTGGCTCTTCATGAGATTTTTCAGTCTAAGAACCAAAGTGAATACCAGTATCAAAGCAAACCACCCATTTTGTTAGAAAGTCTAAGAACTCTGTATTCCAGTGAAAATGGAGTATCCCAGAATACCTTAGATTTGTCTGTCAGAGACTCCAGATATGAATGGTTTCCATAAGGAACAAGCCGATACCTAGAATGGAGATGCAGACAGAGATGGATACAGAAATCTTCCTAAAGTAATCCTTGGGAAGTtataaaagaatgatttttactCCGTGTCCTAcccaaggacattttttttttgtttgttttgtttttttgagacagagtctctctatgttgcccttagtagaataccatggcatcatagctcacagcaaactcaaactcttggacttaaacgattctcttgcctcagcctcctgagtagctgggactacaggtgcccaccacaatgcccagctgttcttttggttgcagttgtcattgttgtttagctggcccagactaggctcaaacccacctgcctcggtgtatgtggacagcaccctaaccactgagctacaggtgcagagccctaCCCAaggacttttattattattgtgtattttattattctcAATCCTCTTT is a window of Nycticebus coucang isolate mNycCou1 chromosome 18, mNycCou1.pri, whole genome shotgun sequence DNA encoding:
- the CNTD1 gene encoding cyclin N-terminal domain-containing protein 1 produces the protein MNGPVRPRLASLSDFQFGVVATETIEDALLHLAQQNEQAVQEAAGRMGGFRETRIVEFVFLLSEQWCLEKSASYQAIEILERFMVKQAENICRQAIIQLRDNEKNESHHWRALKEQLSNKFILRLVSCVQLASKLSFHYKIISNITVLNFLQSLGYLYTKEELLESELDVLKSLNFQINLPTPLAYVEMLLEVLGYNGCLVPATQLHATCLTLLDLVYLLHEPIYESLLRTSIENSTPSQLQGEKFISVKEDFMLLGVGIIAASAFIQNHECWSQVTGHLQSITGIALASIAEFSYAILTHSVGANTPGQQQPVPPHLAARALRVAASSNT